A genomic segment from Bradysia coprophila strain Holo2 chromosome III, BU_Bcop_v1, whole genome shotgun sequence encodes:
- the LOC119079041 gene encoding solute carrier family 35 member F5 isoform X2, with protein MITNKTHRLLLGVFLLLLVDVIWVGSSELTKFLYENESFDKPFFCTYFKTSMFTFYLVVLGLIAPWKESCGQNANNNYTLMDQNLEDDSFFASANGLSDSTFVPIKTETISGTESDESSIRSVRFSKLAEVREMSPHEAGEALMSRLSYSASIRVRRQKTNHKTARTALMFCVLWFIANYLFQLALEPNETAIVTLLSSTSSFFVLILAAAFPSSGGDKLTLSKCCIVLISFAGVITVTISDIDGTDVTKGIVLALLSAFFYAAYLVLVKHKSDTEEKIDIPLFFGFVGLWNLLLMWPVFFVLNFTQIETFELPNKRQFVVLFLNGFVGTVLSEAIWLWACFLTSSLTATIAVTLQIPLAILADVIFKDKEFPLLFYMGSLPMCLSLILVAILVKNEDSDPLLRFFKIIYRKACHCRRASVVRIPDLEEQHESLIDSHDN; from the exons atgataacCAACAAGACGCATAGATTGTTATTGGGTGTGTTCCTATTGCTGCTTGTCGACGTGATTTGGGTCGGTTCTAGTGAACTGACTAAG TTTCtctatgaaaatgaaagtttcGACAAGCCATTCTTTTGCACATATTTTAAGACGTCGATGTTTACATTCTACTTGGTTGTACTCGGCTTGATTGCACCATGGAAGGAGTCCTGTGGACAAAATGCGAATAACAATTATACC TTAATGGACCAAAACCTCGAAGATGACAGTTTTTTCGCAAGTGCAAATGGATTG AGCGATTCCACATTCGTTCCGATTAAAACGGAAACCATATCCGGCACCGAAAGTGATGAGTCCAGCATCCGTAGTGTGCGATTCAGTAAATTAGCTGAAGTCAGGGAAATGTCTCCGCATGAAGCCGGCGAGGCGTTGATGTCCAGACTGTCCTATTCGGCAAGCATTCGGGTTCGACGTCAAAAAACGAATCACAAAACAGCCCGAACTGCATTAATGTTCTGTGTGCTG TGGTTCATCGCCAACTATTTATTCCAATTGGCACTGGAGCCAAACGAGACTGCAATTGTTACACTTTTAAGTTCCACTTCCAGTTTTTTTGTGCTAATTCTGGCTGCAGCTTTTCCGTCATCCGGAGGGGATAAACTTACATTGTCTAAATGTTGCATAGTTTTAATCAGTTTCGCTGGAGTG ATAACGGTGACGATATCCGACATCGATGGCACCGATGTGACCAAGGGCATTGTGTTAGCACTTTTGAGCGCATTTTTCTACGCTGCATATTTAGTATTAGTTAAGCACAAGAGTGATACGGAAGAGAAAATTGACATTCCGTtgtttttcggttttgttGGATTGTGGAATCTCTTACTGATGTGGCcagtatttttcgtattaaatTTTACTCAAATCGAAACGTTTGAGTTACCCAACAAACGCCAATTTGTGGTGCTATTTTTGAATGGATTCGTTGGCACGGTGTTGTCCGAAGCAATTTGGCTGTG GGCTTGCTTCTTAACATCATCACTGACTGCGACCATTGCAGTTACTCTGCAAATTCCGTTGGCCATATTGGCTGATGTCATATTTAAAGATAAGGAATTTCCACTTCTATTCTACATGGGCTCGCTACCAATGTGTCTGTCGCTAATTCTGGTGGCAATTTTAGTGAAGAACGAGGACTCAGATCCGTTACTACGATTCTTTAAAATTATCTACCGCAAAGCATGCCACTGTCGACGAGCTAGTGTTGTGAG aATACCGGATTTGGAGGAACAGCATGAGTCACTGATTGATAGCCATGACAATTAA
- the LOC119079041 gene encoding solute carrier family 35 member F5 isoform X1: MITNKTHRLLLGVFLLLLVDVIWVGSSELTKFLYENESFDKPFFCTYFKTSMFTFYLVVLGLIAPWKESCGQNANNNYTLMDQNLEDDSFFASANGLSDSTFVPIKTETISGTESDESSIRSVRFSKLAEVREMSPHEAGEALMSRLSYSASIRVRRQKTNHKTARTALMFCVLVRNTECAFGLSGSVYKIDLIFQWFIANYLFQLALEPNETAIVTLLSSTSSFFVLILAAAFPSSGGDKLTLSKCCIVLISFAGVITVTISDIDGTDVTKGIVLALLSAFFYAAYLVLVKHKSDTEEKIDIPLFFGFVGLWNLLLMWPVFFVLNFTQIETFELPNKRQFVVLFLNGFVGTVLSEAIWLWACFLTSSLTATIAVTLQIPLAILADVIFKDKEFPLLFYMGSLPMCLSLILVAILVKNEDSDPLLRFFKIIYRKACHCRRASVVRIPDLEEQHESLIDSHDN, from the exons atgataacCAACAAGACGCATAGATTGTTATTGGGTGTGTTCCTATTGCTGCTTGTCGACGTGATTTGGGTCGGTTCTAGTGAACTGACTAAG TTTCtctatgaaaatgaaagtttcGACAAGCCATTCTTTTGCACATATTTTAAGACGTCGATGTTTACATTCTACTTGGTTGTACTCGGCTTGATTGCACCATGGAAGGAGTCCTGTGGACAAAATGCGAATAACAATTATACC TTAATGGACCAAAACCTCGAAGATGACAGTTTTTTCGCAAGTGCAAATGGATTG AGCGATTCCACATTCGTTCCGATTAAAACGGAAACCATATCCGGCACCGAAAGTGATGAGTCCAGCATCCGTAGTGTGCGATTCAGTAAATTAGCTGAAGTCAGGGAAATGTCTCCGCATGAAGCCGGCGAGGCGTTGATGTCCAGACTGTCCTATTCGGCAAGCATTCGGGTTCGACGTCAAAAAACGAATCACAAAACAGCCCGAACTGCATTAATGTTCTGTGTGCTGGTGAGGAATACTGAATGTGCATTTGGGTTGTCGGGCTCGgtttataaaattgatttgattttccaGTGGTTCATCGCCAACTATTTATTCCAATTGGCACTGGAGCCAAACGAGACTGCAATTGTTACACTTTTAAGTTCCACTTCCAGTTTTTTTGTGCTAATTCTGGCTGCAGCTTTTCCGTCATCCGGAGGGGATAAACTTACATTGTCTAAATGTTGCATAGTTTTAATCAGTTTCGCTGGAGTG ATAACGGTGACGATATCCGACATCGATGGCACCGATGTGACCAAGGGCATTGTGTTAGCACTTTTGAGCGCATTTTTCTACGCTGCATATTTAGTATTAGTTAAGCACAAGAGTGATACGGAAGAGAAAATTGACATTCCGTtgtttttcggttttgttGGATTGTGGAATCTCTTACTGATGTGGCcagtatttttcgtattaaatTTTACTCAAATCGAAACGTTTGAGTTACCCAACAAACGCCAATTTGTGGTGCTATTTTTGAATGGATTCGTTGGCACGGTGTTGTCCGAAGCAATTTGGCTGTG GGCTTGCTTCTTAACATCATCACTGACTGCGACCATTGCAGTTACTCTGCAAATTCCGTTGGCCATATTGGCTGATGTCATATTTAAAGATAAGGAATTTCCACTTCTATTCTACATGGGCTCGCTACCAATGTGTCTGTCGCTAATTCTGGTGGCAATTTTAGTGAAGAACGAGGACTCAGATCCGTTACTACGATTCTTTAAAATTATCTACCGCAAAGCATGCCACTGTCGACGAGCTAGTGTTGTGAG aATACCGGATTTGGAGGAACAGCATGAGTCACTGATTGATAGCCATGACAATTAA
- the LOC119079063 gene encoding coronin-6 isoform X2 — protein sequence MSFRVVRSSKFRHVYGTPLKREQCYDNIRVSKSSWDSTFCAVNPKFLAIIVESAGGGAFIVLPHNKVGRINPDHPLVGGHKGPVLDIAWCPHNDNVIASGSEDCVVKVWQIPDGGLSRTLTEPVVDLLYHQRRVGLVLWHPTALNVLLTAGSDNQVVIWNVGTGEALRHIECHPDVVYSACFDWDGSKLVTTCKDKKIRIINPRTGEIESEALCHEGSKATQAIFLRHGLIFTTGFNRSSERQYSLRAPDALDEPIVMVELDTSNGVMFPLYDPDTNLVFLCGKGDSVIRYFEITPEPPFVHYINTFQSADPQRGIGIMPKRGCDVNTCEIAKFYRLNNNGLCQIVSMTVPRRSELFQEDLYPDTLSDEAATTAEEWFSGTDAEPILVSLKGGYVSQSANKTLTVSKKSNVLDKIPPRGPQKSPSSPNANSSNNNQQSPVSFSGINEADLKEFMEDFKKQTDEMRKLKAIIVKHENRIRSLEAAQKARDEDVLDNILSAEKESTHRVPDTEPLPSAGNLAPDEV from the exons atgtcaTTTCGTGTTGTGAGAAGTTCAAAATTTCGTCACGTGTACGGTACCCCTCTGAAGAGGGAACAGTGTTATGATAATATCCGTGTATCGAAAAGTAGCTGGGATTCTACTTTCTGCGCTGTAAATCCGAAATTTCTAGCAATCATTGTCGAATCAGCTGGCGGTGGTGCTTTCATCGTTTTACCACACAATAAG GTCGGTCGTATTAATCCTGACCATCCATTGGTGGGAGGCCATAAAGGTCCAGTTTTGGATATAGCGTGGTGTCCGCATAATGACAATGTAATTGCATCCGGCTCGGAGGATTGTGTCGTGaag GTATGGCAAATACCCGATGGAGGTTTGTCTAGAACTCTAACTGAACCAGTAGTGGATCTACTGTACCATCAACGAAGAGTGGGCTTAGTGTTATGGCATCCCACAGCGCTAAATGTTCTACTTACAGCCGGTTCTGATAATCAG GTAGTAATCTGGAATGTTGGTACAGGTGAAGCACTGCGCCACATTGAATGCCATCCAGATGTTGTATATAGTGCCTGCTTCGATTGGGATGGTTCGAAATTAGTGACAACGTGTAAGGATAAGAAAATTCGAATCATCAATCCACGCACTGGCGAAATTGAAAGCGAGGCCTTGTGTCATGAGGGTTCTAAAGCAACGCAGGCAATCTTTCTGAGACACGGACTTATCTTTACAACTGG TTTTAACAGATCATCCGAGCGACAGTATTCGTTGCGCGCCCCTGATGCCTTAGACGAACCCATCGTCATGGTGGAATTGGATACATCGAATGGTGTTATGTTTCCACTGTACGACCCGGACACAAATTTAGTTTTCCTATGCGGAAAGGGTGACTCCGTCATCCGATACTTTGAG ATAACACCTGAACCGCCATTCGTCCATTACATCAATACGTTTCAATCGGCTGATCCGCAACGTGGTATTGGTATAATGCCGAAACGTGGCTGCGATGTAAACACCTGTGAAATTGCCAAATTTTATCGACTGAACAACAATGGTTTGTGTCAAATTGTTTCTATGACTGTTCCGCGGCGCTCCGAATTGTTTCAGGAAGATCTGTATCCGGACACATTATCAG ACGAGGCAGCCACAACTGCAGAGGAATGGTTTTCCGGTACGGATGCGGAGCCGATTTTAGTTTCGTTGAAG GGTGGTTACGTATCGCAATCAGCAAACAAAACACTAACGGTGTCCAAAAAATCCAACGTTCTGGACAAAATCCCACCTCGTGGTCCACAAAAGTCCCCGTCCTCACCAAACGCCAATTCATCGAATAACAACCAACAGTCACCGGTTAGCTTCAGTGGAATAAAT GAAGCCGATTTGAAGGAATTTATGGAAGACTTTAAAAAACAGACCGATGAAATGCGAAAGCTTAAGGCAATTATCGTTAAGCATGAGAACCGCATTCGGTCATTGGAAGCAGCACAAAAAGCCCGTGACGAGGACGTTTTAGATAACATACTGTCGGCTGAAAAGGAATCAACACATCGAGTGCCGGACACCGAACCGTTGCCAAGTGCCGGCAATTTGGCTCCGGATGAAGTGTAA
- the LOC119079063 gene encoding coronin-6 isoform X1, translated as MSFRVVRSSKFRHVYGTPLKREQCYDNIRVSKSSWDSTFCAVNPKFLAIIVESAGGGAFIVLPHNKVGRINPDHPLVGGHKGPVLDIAWCPHNDNVIASGSEDCVVKVWQIPDGGLSRTLTEPVVDLLYHQRRVGLVLWHPTALNVLLTAGSDNQVVIWNVGTGEALRHIECHPDVVYSACFDWDGSKLVTTCKDKKIRIINPRTGEIESEALCHEGSKATQAIFLRHGLIFTTGFNRSSERQYSLRAPDALDEPIVMVELDTSNGVMFPLYDPDTNLVFLCGKGDSVIRYFEITPEPPFVHYINTFQSADPQRGIGIMPKRGCDVNTCEIAKFYRLNNNGLCQIVSMTVPRRSELFQEDLYPDTLSDEAATTAEEWFSGTDAEPILVSLKDRSFLVQGGYVSQSANKTLTVSKKSNVLDKIPPRGPQKSPSSPNANSSNNNQQSPVSFSGINEADLKEFMEDFKKQTDEMRKLKAIIVKHENRIRSLEAAQKARDEDVLDNILSAEKESTHRVPDTEPLPSAGNLAPDEV; from the exons atgtcaTTTCGTGTTGTGAGAAGTTCAAAATTTCGTCACGTGTACGGTACCCCTCTGAAGAGGGAACAGTGTTATGATAATATCCGTGTATCGAAAAGTAGCTGGGATTCTACTTTCTGCGCTGTAAATCCGAAATTTCTAGCAATCATTGTCGAATCAGCTGGCGGTGGTGCTTTCATCGTTTTACCACACAATAAG GTCGGTCGTATTAATCCTGACCATCCATTGGTGGGAGGCCATAAAGGTCCAGTTTTGGATATAGCGTGGTGTCCGCATAATGACAATGTAATTGCATCCGGCTCGGAGGATTGTGTCGTGaag GTATGGCAAATACCCGATGGAGGTTTGTCTAGAACTCTAACTGAACCAGTAGTGGATCTACTGTACCATCAACGAAGAGTGGGCTTAGTGTTATGGCATCCCACAGCGCTAAATGTTCTACTTACAGCCGGTTCTGATAATCAG GTAGTAATCTGGAATGTTGGTACAGGTGAAGCACTGCGCCACATTGAATGCCATCCAGATGTTGTATATAGTGCCTGCTTCGATTGGGATGGTTCGAAATTAGTGACAACGTGTAAGGATAAGAAAATTCGAATCATCAATCCACGCACTGGCGAAATTGAAAGCGAGGCCTTGTGTCATGAGGGTTCTAAAGCAACGCAGGCAATCTTTCTGAGACACGGACTTATCTTTACAACTGG TTTTAACAGATCATCCGAGCGACAGTATTCGTTGCGCGCCCCTGATGCCTTAGACGAACCCATCGTCATGGTGGAATTGGATACATCGAATGGTGTTATGTTTCCACTGTACGACCCGGACACAAATTTAGTTTTCCTATGCGGAAAGGGTGACTCCGTCATCCGATACTTTGAG ATAACACCTGAACCGCCATTCGTCCATTACATCAATACGTTTCAATCGGCTGATCCGCAACGTGGTATTGGTATAATGCCGAAACGTGGCTGCGATGTAAACACCTGTGAAATTGCCAAATTTTATCGACTGAACAACAATGGTTTGTGTCAAATTGTTTCTATGACTGTTCCGCGGCGCTCCGAATTGTTTCAGGAAGATCTGTATCCGGACACATTATCAG ACGAGGCAGCCACAACTGCAGAGGAATGGTTTTCCGGTACGGATGCGGAGCCGATTTTAGTTTCGTTGAAG GATCGATCGTTTCTTGTACAGGGTGGTTACGTATCGCAATCAGCAAACAAAACACTAACGGTGTCCAAAAAATCCAACGTTCTGGACAAAATCCCACCTCGTGGTCCACAAAAGTCCCCGTCCTCACCAAACGCCAATTCATCGAATAACAACCAACAGTCACCGGTTAGCTTCAGTGGAATAAAT GAAGCCGATTTGAAGGAATTTATGGAAGACTTTAAAAAACAGACCGATGAAATGCGAAAGCTTAAGGCAATTATCGTTAAGCATGAGAACCGCATTCGGTCATTGGAAGCAGCACAAAAAGCCCGTGACGAGGACGTTTTAGATAACATACTGTCGGCTGAAAAGGAATCAACACATCGAGTGCCGGACACCGAACCGTTGCCAAGTGCCGGCAATTTGGCTCCGGATGAAGTGTAA